A genomic segment from Janthinobacterium sp. 64 encodes:
- a CDS encoding phytase, with protein sequence MKKTVLCSALLAAFYLAGTVQAAPAQAVPSFTQEAEELARLPGGGWLTLDKHGLRLFNAAGQEQDRIAVRAKQLDTRIDGGKVLAVFLEADTQRPLPVTVDVPAGKLVKLAPFPVPTFSVEASCLYRDAQQLDHLFLIGKDGQAEQWVMQGEQRQLVRKLALPPHAKHCRVDDGAQRLLVSEANMGVWAYDAESEGMGKREVVALRKPYGQLDGGAGALAVLPGGVAVLDGKAEKLRLFAHEAGKWTAQPAQAVALNVRKGDSQLALDKESLLLRGKNGWQARPLKWTGKAETQAAVAFIAPQAQTEPMARQGDAADDPAIWLASDPANTRILGTNKKQGLLVYDLQGKQTQLLEVGRLNNVDVRQNISFGGSKVDLAVATQRDDNSMMLFTINASGDVAEAGRFPTGLKSIYGMCLYQPAGGGVQAFINDKDGTFQQYSIGLEGNKFSATLLRSFKVATQPEGCVADDANARLFLGEETRGIWTTSADAAKPDALTMVLPVGAHLTADVEGMAIYRQPGAKANTGYLIVSSQGDSSYVVLDAKAPYKVRGRFKVGFNLPAGIDGTSETDGLDVTSANLGGAYAQGMLVIQDGYKRLPDGPQNFKYVAWRDVAKALKLE encoded by the coding sequence ATGAAAAAAACCGTACTCTGCAGCGCCTTGCTGGCTGCTTTTTACCTCGCGGGCACGGTGCAAGCCGCGCCGGCCCAGGCTGTTCCTTCCTTCACACAGGAAGCGGAAGAGCTGGCCCGCCTGCCCGGCGGCGGCTGGTTGACGTTAGACAAACACGGCTTGCGCTTGTTCAACGCGGCCGGCCAGGAACAGGACCGCATCGCCGTGCGCGCCAAGCAGCTCGACACGCGCATCGATGGCGGCAAAGTGCTGGCCGTCTTCCTCGAAGCGGACACGCAGCGCCCGCTGCCCGTGACGGTCGATGTGCCGGCCGGCAAGCTGGTCAAGCTGGCGCCGTTTCCCGTGCCGACGTTTTCCGTGGAAGCATCGTGTTTGTACCGCGACGCGCAGCAGCTCGATCATCTGTTCTTGATCGGCAAGGATGGACAAGCGGAACAGTGGGTGATGCAGGGCGAACAGCGTCAGCTGGTGCGCAAGCTGGCCTTGCCGCCGCACGCGAAACATTGCCGGGTCGACGATGGCGCGCAGCGCCTGCTGGTCAGCGAGGCCAACATGGGCGTGTGGGCGTATGACGCCGAATCCGAAGGCATGGGCAAGCGCGAAGTCGTGGCCCTGCGCAAGCCGTATGGCCAGCTGGATGGCGGCGCTGGCGCGCTGGCCGTGTTGCCCGGTGGCGTGGCCGTGCTCGACGGCAAGGCGGAAAAGCTGCGCCTGTTTGCGCATGAAGCTGGCAAATGGACGGCACAGCCAGCCCAGGCGGTGGCCCTGAACGTGCGCAAAGGCGACAGCCAGCTGGCGCTGGACAAGGAATCGCTCTTACTGCGCGGCAAGAACGGTTGGCAAGCGCGGCCCTTGAAGTGGACAGGCAAGGCGGAAACCCAAGCAGCGGTAGCCTTCATCGCCCCGCAAGCGCAGACGGAACCGATGGCGCGCCAGGGCGACGCGGCCGACGACCCGGCCATCTGGCTGGCCAGCGATCCTGCCAATACGCGCATCCTCGGCACCAACAAGAAGCAAGGACTGCTCGTCTACGACCTGCAAGGTAAGCAAACTCAGCTGCTGGAAGTGGGCCGTTTGAACAACGTCGACGTGCGGCAGAACATCAGCTTTGGCGGCAGCAAGGTCGACCTGGCCGTCGCCACCCAGCGCGACGACAACAGCATGATGCTGTTTACCATCAATGCCAGCGGCGACGTGGCGGAAGCGGGCCGCTTCCCTACCGGACTGAAAAGCATCTACGGCATGTGCCTGTATCAACCGGCCGGGGGCGGCGTGCAAGCATTCATCAACGACAAGGACGGCACTTTCCAGCAATACAGCATCGGCCTGGAAGGCAACAAGTTCAGTGCGACTCTGTTGCGCAGCTTCAAGGTCGCCACGCAACCGGAAGGCTGCGTGGCCGACGACGCCAATGCCAGACTGTTCCTGGGCGAGGAAACGCGCGGCATCTGGACCACCTCGGCCGACGCCGCCAAGCCCGATGCCCTCACCATGGTCTTGCCCGTGGGAGCGCACCTGACGGCCGACGTGGAAGGCATGGCCATCTACCGCCAGCCGGGCGCCAAGGCCAACACCGGCTACCTGATCGTCTCCAGCCAGGGCGACAGCAGTTACGTGGTGCTCGACGCCAAAGCGCCGTACAAAGTGCGCGGCCGCTTCAAGGTGGGCTTTAACTTGCCGGCCGGCATAGACGGCACCTCGGAAACGGATGGCCTCGACGTCACGTCCGCCAACCTGGGCGGCGCGTATGCGCAAGGCATGCTGGTGATCCAGGACGGCTACAAGCGCCTGCCGGACGGCCCGCAGAACTTCAAGTATGTGGCGTGGAGGGATGTGGCGAAGGCCTTGAAGCTGGAGTAA
- a CDS encoding peroxiredoxin family protein encodes MDAFILPCTVLRLLLAGVLLMAAAGKLLHRQAYAQTLAEFGIPTALRPQLAWLMPMCELAIAFMLTLAMSTWWSAIAGAALLALYNAVLAYKLLQGQRPSCNCFGQQDATPIGPTTLLRNGVLLSMAGALIYAGPAYAHAPLWPHLAEILLTAPTLSLCVAVMALQWWLLQHALRQNGRLILRMDTLELRLDAANIEPLHAVEMRPRGLAIGSMAPDFALPEMGTGESITLAQLRSAGLPVLLVFSDIACGPCAELAPRIERWHRQYQGCISIAVILRVDAGQLHRPHTAGSCTTLLQEDRKVSERYDALVTPSAVLVSAEGTIASHLALGSKDIYDLLESTAPQIDENRNIAA; translated from the coding sequence ATGGACGCATTTATATTGCCATGCACCGTCTTACGCCTGCTGTTAGCCGGCGTCTTGCTGATGGCCGCTGCCGGCAAGCTGCTGCACCGGCAAGCGTACGCTCAAACGCTGGCGGAATTCGGTATTCCCACTGCGTTGCGGCCGCAGCTGGCGTGGCTGATGCCGATGTGCGAACTGGCGATCGCCTTCATGCTGACGCTGGCGATGTCCACGTGGTGGAGCGCCATCGCCGGCGCCGCACTGCTGGCGCTCTACAACGCCGTGCTGGCGTACAAGCTGCTGCAGGGCCAGCGGCCCAGTTGCAACTGCTTCGGTCAGCAGGACGCCACGCCGATCGGCCCCACTACGCTGCTCAGGAACGGGGTACTGCTGTCGATGGCGGGCGCATTGATTTACGCTGGTCCGGCATACGCGCATGCGCCTTTATGGCCGCATCTGGCCGAGATATTGCTCACGGCGCCGACGCTGTCGCTATGCGTCGCCGTGATGGCGCTGCAATGGTGGCTGCTACAGCATGCGCTGCGCCAGAACGGGCGCCTGATCTTGCGCATGGATACGCTGGAGCTGCGACTCGACGCCGCCAACATTGAGCCACTGCATGCGGTCGAGATGCGGCCGCGCGGACTGGCAATCGGCAGCATGGCGCCGGACTTCGCGCTGCCGGAAATGGGCACCGGCGAATCGATTACGCTGGCGCAGCTCAGGTCTGCCGGCCTGCCGGTGCTGCTGGTATTTTCCGACATCGCCTGCGGCCCTTGTGCCGAACTGGCGCCGCGCATTGAGCGTTGGCATCGGCAATACCAGGGTTGCATCAGCATCGCCGTCATCCTGCGCGTCGATGCCGGACAGCTGCACCGTCCACATACGGCCGGCTCCTGCACCACGCTGCTGCAAGAGGACCGCAAGGTATCCGAGCGCTACGACGCGCTGGTGACTCCGAGCGCTGTTCTCGTGTCCGCCGAGGGAACGATCGCATCGCATCTGGCGCTGGGATCAAAAGACATATACGATCTACTGGAGTCAACCGCACCGCAGATCGATGAAAACCGGAATATCGCCGCTTAA
- a CDS encoding EamA family transporter gives MTSPASTSPLPDSILLPSLAVLGGQISVNLGAAIAKNLFPVIGVEGITAYRVGFSALILLAIFRPWRFRLTRKDVLNLLVYGSVLGLMNLLIYRAFALIPIGIAVAIEVTGPLAVAMLSSRRPRDLLAVACAVFGLYLLLPLQGSPGSLDPVGVAYALGAALCWALYIIFGKRASTLQGGQAVAWGMTVAAMVTVPIGITYSGTALLAPSIALMGLAIAMLSSALPYSLEIFALRRLPQGVFGMFSSAAPAVSALAAMAVLGELLSLTQWLAIACIVFASAMAALGAQGGKR, from the coding sequence ATGACCTCCCCCGCCTCGACCTCCCCTCTCCCCGACAGCATTTTGCTCCCTTCGCTGGCCGTATTGGGAGGGCAGATTTCCGTCAACCTGGGGGCGGCGATTGCGAAAAACCTGTTTCCTGTCATTGGCGTGGAGGGGATTACGGCGTACCGGGTGGGGTTTTCAGCCTTGATTTTGCTGGCCATCTTCCGGCCATGGCGTTTCCGGCTGACGCGCAAGGATGTGCTGAACTTGCTGGTCTACGGTTCCGTGCTGGGATTGATGAACTTGCTGATTTACCGGGCGTTTGCGTTGATACCGATCGGCATTGCCGTCGCCATCGAGGTGACGGGGCCGCTGGCCGTGGCCATGCTGTCATCGCGCCGGCCGCGCGATTTGCTGGCCGTGGCATGCGCCGTGTTCGGCCTGTATTTATTGCTGCCACTGCAGGGCAGCCCGGGCAGCCTGGACCCTGTCGGCGTGGCCTATGCGCTGGGGGCGGCACTGTGCTGGGCGCTGTACATCATCTTCGGCAAGCGTGCCTCGACCTTGCAGGGCGGGCAAGCCGTGGCTTGGGGCATGACGGTGGCGGCCATGGTGACGGTGCCCATCGGCATCACCTATTCGGGCACGGCCCTGCTGGCGCCGTCGATTGCCTTGATGGGCCTGGCCATTGCCATGCTGTCCAGCGCCCTGCCGTACTCGCTGGAAATCTTTGCCCTGCGCCGTTTGCCCCAAGGCGTGTTCGGCATGTTCAGCAGCGCTGCGCCCGCCGTCAGCGCACTGGCCGCCATGGCCGTGCTGGGAGAACTGCTGAGTCTGACGCAGTGGCTGGCCATCGCCTGCATCGTGTTCGCCTCGGCCATGGCGGCGTTGGGCGCCCAGGGCGGCAAGCGCTAG
- a CDS encoding c-type cytochrome: protein MTSTFRSLFSLASAGLLLTQAAITQAATAPANLTGNAEAGKMAFRKCASCHQVGPSARGGFGPKLTGVIGRRAGATTDYKYSAAMKNANIVWTEQNLTGFLKAPSDFIPGNNMRFWGIGNAQQVADLLAYLRTQ, encoded by the coding sequence ATGACATCCACCTTTCGCTCGCTCTTCTCTCTTGCCTCCGCAGGTCTGCTGCTGACGCAGGCCGCCATCACGCAGGCCGCCACCGCTCCCGCCAACCTCACGGGCAATGCCGAAGCGGGCAAGATGGCGTTTCGCAAGTGCGCCTCCTGCCATCAGGTAGGGCCATCGGCGCGCGGCGGCTTCGGTCCCAAGCTGACAGGCGTGATCGGCCGCAGAGCCGGTGCTACCACCGACTATAAATACTCGGCGGCCATGAAAAACGCGAACATCGTCTGGACCGAGCAAAACCTGACCGGCTTCCTGAAAGCGCCCAGCGACTTCATTCCCGGCAATAACATGCGTTTCTGGGGCATTGGCAATGCGCAGCAAGTAGCTGACCTGCTGGCCTACCTGCGCACGCAATAA
- a CDS encoding DUF378 domain-containing protein, whose product MANIQAGSDGAANEEMTAKRLNVVDWISMILLIVGGLNWALVGLFDIDIVARILGAMTTASRGVYVLVGLAAVYSIYLCVRKLPAKP is encoded by the coding sequence ATGGCGAATATTCAGGCAGGATCGGACGGTGCGGCAAACGAGGAAATGACGGCAAAGCGTCTGAACGTGGTCGACTGGATCTCCATGATCCTGCTGATCGTGGGCGGCTTGAACTGGGCGCTGGTGGGCTTGTTCGACATCGACATCGTGGCCCGCATCCTCGGCGCCATGACGACGGCTTCGCGCGGCGTATATGTGCTGGTGGGGCTGGCGGCGGTGTATTCCATTTACCTGTGCGTGCGCAAGCTGCCAGCCAAGCCCTAG
- a CDS encoding methyl-accepting chemotaxis protein, whose translation MNISNIRIGVRLTTGFLLASLLLAVVVGISTWQLATVSGEIDGSVNQRYARIEQLQATRKRTQEQPALRDIDQQIATQSAQMRTAAEAAMARAHDTSVLIIVLGLIGGLLSLVTAWFISSGIVRPLRHAVKVARKVAGGDLSGNIRVESGDEVGQLLQALKDMNASLITIVGDVRGGTQDIAGASGEIAAGNLDLSQRTQAQASSLEQTAASMVELTGTVKQNADNARQANQLAQSAADVAGKGGKVVAEVVDTMSSINASSKKIVDIIGVIDAIAFQTNILALNAAVEAARAGEQGRGFAVVAAEVRTLAQRSAGAAREIKQLIGDSVERVDAGARLVDTAGATMRDIVASVHRVTDIMGEISMASGEQLSGIEQVNAAIVQMEHVTQQNAALVEQASTAAASMQQRAQQLSGTVGIFKLSRDQLPTQAAHGISLVAVQATQAVTASANRPAASVRARLKA comes from the coding sequence ATGAATATTTCAAACATACGCATCGGTGTACGCCTGACAACGGGTTTTTTGCTGGCATCGCTATTGCTGGCCGTGGTCGTCGGCATCAGCACGTGGCAGCTGGCCACGGTGAGCGGGGAAATCGACGGCAGCGTGAACCAGCGCTATGCGCGCATCGAGCAATTGCAGGCCACGCGCAAGCGCACGCAGGAACAACCCGCCCTGCGCGACATCGACCAGCAGATCGCCACGCAATCGGCGCAGATGCGCACGGCAGCCGAGGCCGCCATGGCCCGCGCGCACGATACCAGCGTGCTGATCATCGTGCTGGGCCTGATCGGCGGCTTGCTGAGCCTGGTTACGGCCTGGTTCATCAGCAGCGGCATCGTGCGGCCCCTGCGGCACGCCGTCAAGGTGGCGCGCAAGGTGGCCGGCGGCGACCTGAGCGGCAATATCCGCGTCGAATCCGGCGATGAGGTGGGCCAGTTGCTGCAAGCGCTGAAAGACATGAATGCCAGCTTGATCACTATCGTGGGCGACGTGCGCGGCGGCACGCAGGACATCGCGGGCGCCTCGGGCGAAATTGCCGCCGGCAACCTGGACCTGTCGCAGCGCACGCAGGCGCAAGCCAGTTCGCTGGAGCAGACGGCCGCCTCGATGGTAGAGCTGACTGGCACCGTCAAGCAAAATGCGGACAATGCGCGGCAAGCCAACCAGCTGGCCCAGTCAGCCGCCGACGTGGCCGGCAAAGGGGGCAAGGTGGTGGCTGAAGTAGTCGACACCATGAGTTCGATCAATGCTTCATCGAAAAAGATCGTCGATATCATCGGCGTCATCGACGCGATCGCCTTCCAGACGAATATCCTGGCCCTGAATGCGGCCGTGGAAGCGGCACGCGCAGGCGAACAGGGACGCGGCTTTGCCGTCGTGGCCGCCGAAGTGCGCACCCTGGCCCAGCGTTCGGCCGGCGCGGCGCGGGAAATCAAGCAGCTGATCGGCGACTCCGTCGAGCGGGTCGACGCGGGCGCGCGCCTGGTCGATACGGCGGGCGCCACCATGCGCGACATCGTGGCCAGCGTGCATCGCGTGACGGACATCATGGGCGAAATCAGCATGGCCAGCGGCGAACAATTGTCCGGCATCGAGCAAGTCAATGCCGCCATCGTGCAGATGGAGCATGTGACGCAACAGAACGCCGCGCTGGTGGAACAGGCGTCAACGGCGGCGGCCAGCATGCAGCAGCGCGCCCAGCAACTATCGGGCACGGTGGGCATCTTCAAGCTGAGCCGTGACCAGCTTCCCACCCAGGCGGCGCACGGCATCAGCCTGGTGGCCGTTCAGGCTACCCAAGCGGTTACCGCGTCTGCAAACCGGCCTGCCGCAAGCGTTAGAGCGCGGCTGAAAGCCTGA
- a CDS encoding GNAT family N-acetyltransferase produces MPASLRHFSPTDILASLPELGALLHACVHDGASIGFILPFDVAASQAFWTDNVLPAVTRGVRLLLVAEVDGRVAGAVQLDWDTNPNQAHRAEVRKLLVAPAYRRLGLARQLMQALEEPARRLPRSLLTLDTRSGDHAQALYLSLGYVVAGSIPAYALAPASDRLDATTIMYKQL; encoded by the coding sequence ATGCCCGCATCGCTACGCCATTTTTCGCCCACCGATATTCTCGCCAGCTTGCCGGAACTGGGCGCGCTGCTGCACGCCTGCGTGCACGACGGTGCCAGCATCGGTTTTATTCTTCCCTTCGACGTGGCGGCCAGCCAGGCGTTCTGGACGGATAACGTGTTGCCGGCCGTCACGCGCGGCGTGCGCCTGCTGCTGGTGGCCGAAGTCGATGGTCGGGTGGCTGGCGCCGTGCAGCTGGACTGGGATACCAATCCCAACCAGGCGCACCGGGCCGAAGTGCGCAAGCTGCTGGTCGCGCCCGCTTACCGCCGCCTCGGCCTCGCCCGCCAGTTGATGCAGGCGCTGGAAGAACCGGCGCGCCGCTTGCCGCGCAGTCTGCTGACCCTGGACACGCGCAGCGGCGACCATGCGCAAGCGCTGTATTTGTCGCTCGGCTACGTGGTGGCGGGCAGCATCCCCGCCTATGCGCTGGCGCCTGCCAGCGACCGGCTGGACGCCACCACCATCATGTACAAGCAACTATAG
- a CDS encoding helix-turn-helix domain-containing protein: MENAALIENDTEQRLAARLKQLRVERGWSLDQLATFSQVSRATLSRLENGEVSPTTNVLGKLCAAYGLAMSRLLRMVEDDFPPLLRRAEQTVWTDPDSGFIRRCVSPPSRALAGEALECELGAGVTITYAATPRPGMEHHLLLQEGKLNVTVDGRSHDLMPGDCLRYQLQGVSAFATPPDSGARYFLFLV, translated from the coding sequence ATGGAAAATGCTGCACTCATAGAGAACGATACGGAACAGCGCCTGGCGGCGCGCCTGAAACAGTTGCGCGTGGAGCGGGGCTGGTCGCTGGACCAGCTGGCCACTTTCAGCCAGGTCAGCCGCGCCACCCTGTCGCGCCTGGAAAATGGCGAAGTCAGCCCGACGACAAACGTGCTGGGCAAGCTGTGCGCCGCGTATGGCCTGGCCATGTCGCGCCTGCTGCGCATGGTGGAAGACGATTTTCCACCGCTGCTGCGGCGGGCTGAGCAAACCGTGTGGACGGACCCGGACAGCGGTTTTATCCGCCGCTGCGTCTCGCCCCCGTCGCGCGCCCTGGCCGGCGAAGCGCTCGAATGCGAGCTGGGCGCGGGCGTGACGATCACCTACGCGGCGACGCCCCGGCCCGGTATGGAACACCACCTGTTGCTGCAGGAAGGCAAGCTGAACGTGACCGTCGACGGCCGCTCGCACGATTTAATGCCTGGCGATTGCCTGCGCTACCAGTTGCAGGGCGTCAGCGCATTTGCGACGCCGCCAGACAGCGGCGCCCGCTACTTTCTCTTTCTTGTCTGA
- a CDS encoding LysR family transcriptional regulator, which yields MALTLRQLQIFLAVADTGSTSAAGELIALSQSATSAALNELETLLGAQLFDRVGKRLLLNDNGRLLLPQARQMRDGAASIERQFAGADPSVPVSLQIGASTTIGIYLLPQILAQAAQQYGRSIPQVTIANTADIAAAVAEFRVDIGLIEGPCHEAGLLVEPWLTDQMLIVAAPTHPLAQLHHLLSFAELNQAGWLLREAGSGTREAVEQALVPYLHYLRAAGEFSNSEAIKYGAAAGLGIACLSRVVVADLLASGQLVELDTMLPPLERNFYLIRQSRKILSPRLTGFLELCRHASRLA from the coding sequence ATGGCGTTGACCTTGCGGCAGTTGCAGATTTTCCTCGCCGTGGCGGACACGGGCAGCACCAGCGCGGCTGGCGAGTTGATTGCGTTGTCGCAATCGGCCACGAGCGCGGCCCTGAACGAGCTGGAAACCTTGCTGGGCGCACAACTTTTCGACAGGGTGGGCAAGCGATTGCTGCTCAACGACAATGGCCGCCTGCTGCTGCCGCAGGCGCGGCAGATGCGCGACGGGGCCGCCAGCATCGAACGCCAGTTCGCGGGCGCCGACCCGTCCGTGCCCGTCAGCCTGCAGATCGGCGCCAGCACGACGATAGGCATTTATCTGCTGCCGCAGATCCTGGCCCAGGCGGCGCAGCAGTACGGGCGCAGCATCCCGCAAGTGACGATTGCCAACACGGCCGACATCGCCGCCGCCGTGGCGGAGTTCCGTGTCGATATCGGCCTGATCGAAGGGCCGTGCCATGAAGCGGGCTTGCTCGTGGAGCCGTGGCTGACGGACCAGATGCTGATCGTGGCCGCGCCCACGCATCCGCTGGCGCAGCTGCATCATCTGCTCAGCTTTGCGGAGCTGAACCAGGCGGGCTGGCTGCTGCGCGAAGCGGGCTCGGGCACGCGCGAAGCCGTGGAGCAGGCGCTGGTGCCGTATCTGCACTATCTGCGCGCCGCAGGCGAATTCAGTAACTCGGAAGCCATCAAATATGGCGCGGCGGCCGGTCTCGGCATCGCCTGCCTGTCGCGCGTGGTGGTGGCCGATCTGCTGGCCAGCGGACAACTGGTGGAACTGGACACCATGCTGCCGCCCTTGGAGCGCAACTTTTATCTGATTCGCCAGTCCAGGAAGATCCTCTCGCCCCGTTTGACGGGATTCTTGGAGCTGTGCCGCCACGCCTCGCGCCTGGCTTGA
- a CDS encoding YeiH family protein — translation MSSLSTTTTTSVSDRYGRLLPGLLLSGAIAWGAIALGKLEWMQSHGMSALTLAIMLGIVLGNSVYGRLAPACGAGVAFSKQTLLRLGIILYGFRLTFQDIGQVGLAGIAIDALVLASTFGLAMFLGTTVFKLERNCAILIGAGSSICGAAAVMATEPVVKGRSEDVTVAVSTVVVFGTIAIFLYPVLYQLNQGWQVLGATPTAFGVYIGSTVHEVAQVVAAGKSIGQEAANAAVIAKMVRVMMLAPFLVILSAVLARGKAKAGSHDKAAKLAIPWFAFIFIGVVAFNSLGLLPAGTVATITELDTVLLAMAMAALGLTTHMSAIRRAGIKPLLLAGLLFCWLIAGGAAINHVVASLFA, via the coding sequence ATGTCTTCCTTATCCACAACAACTACAACAAGTGTCAGCGACCGCTATGGCCGCCTTCTGCCGGGCCTGCTGCTGAGCGGCGCCATCGCCTGGGGCGCCATCGCGCTGGGCAAGCTGGAATGGATGCAAAGCCACGGCATGAGCGCCCTGACCCTGGCCATCATGCTGGGCATTGTGCTGGGCAACAGCGTGTATGGCCGCCTGGCGCCCGCCTGCGGCGCGGGCGTGGCCTTTTCCAAGCAGACTTTATTACGACTCGGCATCATCCTGTACGGCTTCCGTTTGACCTTCCAGGATATCGGGCAAGTGGGCCTGGCCGGCATCGCCATCGACGCGCTGGTGCTGGCGTCCACGTTTGGCCTGGCCATGTTCCTCGGCACCACAGTGTTCAAGCTGGAACGCAACTGCGCCATCCTGATCGGCGCGGGCAGCTCGATCTGCGGCGCGGCGGCCGTGATGGCGACGGAACCCGTCGTCAAGGGGCGCAGCGAAGACGTCACCGTGGCCGTCTCCACCGTTGTTGTGTTCGGCACCATCGCCATCTTTTTGTATCCCGTGCTGTACCAGCTGAATCAAGGCTGGCAGGTGCTGGGCGCCACGCCCACGGCGTTCGGCGTGTACATCGGCTCGACCGTGCATGAAGTGGCGCAAGTGGTGGCAGCCGGCAAGTCCATCGGGCAGGAAGCGGCGAATGCGGCCGTGATCGCCAAGATGGTGCGCGTGATGATGCTGGCGCCGTTTCTCGTCATCCTGTCGGCGGTGCTGGCACGCGGCAAGGCCAAAGCTGGCAGCCACGACAAGGCCGCCAAGCTGGCCATTCCCTGGTTCGCCTTCATTTTTATCGGCGTGGTCGCCTTCAATTCGCTGGGCTTGCTGCCAGCGGGCACCGTCGCCACCATTACCGAACTCGATACGGTCCTGCTGGCCATGGCCATGGCGGCCCTGGGCTTGACGACGCATATGTCGGCCATCCGCCGCGCCGGCATCAAGCCCCTGCTGCTGGCCGGCTTGCTGTTCTGCTGGCTGATCGCCGGTGGCGCCGCCATCAACCACGTGGTCGCCAGCCTGTTTGCCTGA
- a CDS encoding LysE family translocator — protein MHLSNWLLFCSVALLVTFSPGPAVLLAISNAIAVGPRRAMISSMGNGFGLFIISGVAMAGMGVVLATSATAFMLLKLAGALYLVYLGIKQWRSKTSVVADAPVVAGAANPNSFWKLFRQGLTVALTNPKAILFFSALFPQFITPGEPVAIQFTVLTTSFVACAMLAHLFYANLARLLKTQLATPGRAKLFNRITGGAFVLLGLSLLRLRAKAA, from the coding sequence ATGCATCTCTCGAACTGGCTGCTTTTCTGCAGCGTCGCCCTGCTCGTCACGTTTTCTCCCGGCCCGGCCGTCTTGCTGGCCATCTCGAATGCTATCGCCGTCGGCCCGCGCCGCGCGATGATCAGCAGCATGGGCAATGGTTTTGGCTTGTTCATCATTTCCGGCGTGGCCATGGCCGGCATGGGCGTCGTGCTGGCCACCTCGGCCACGGCCTTCATGCTGCTGAAGCTGGCTGGCGCTCTGTACCTCGTGTATCTGGGCATCAAGCAATGGCGCAGCAAGACCAGCGTCGTGGCCGATGCCCCCGTGGTGGCCGGCGCGGCGAATCCCAATTCGTTCTGGAAACTGTTCCGCCAGGGCTTGACGGTGGCGCTGACCAATCCGAAAGCTATTTTGTTCTTCTCGGCACTGTTCCCGCAATTCATCACGCCGGGCGAACCGGTGGCCATCCAGTTCACCGTGCTGACGACCTCGTTTGTGGCCTGCGCCATGCTGGCCCACTTGTTCTACGCCAACCTGGCGCGCCTGCTGAAAACCCAGCTGGCCACGCCGGGCCGCGCCAAGCTGTTCAACCGCATCACGGGCGGCGCCTTCGTGCTGCTGGGCCTGAGCCTGCTGCGCTTGCGCGCCAAGGCGGCGTAA
- a CDS encoding alpha/beta fold hydrolase: MHNSYHRIGHGPHAVIVLHGWFGDAHAFAPMEAALDGDAFSYVFMDNRGYGGMRGAAGQYSMEEVARDALALADALGLATFSVVGHSMGGMALERLALLAPLRLRKLVAVAPVPSCGVDFDAAARQLFLDASGNKQARRAIINRSTGGRLPATWLDWKAQYSWESADTAAFAAYFLAWSGTDFSEEIKAARVALPLLALVGEHDPRFDADLMRRTYLARYPQARLEVLGNAGHYPMNETPLALAASIEAFLTEKD, encoded by the coding sequence ATGCACAATAGCTATCATCGCATAGGCCATGGGCCCCACGCCGTCATCGTCCTGCACGGCTGGTTTGGCGACGCGCACGCGTTTGCGCCGATGGAAGCGGCCCTCGACGGCGACGCTTTCAGCTATGTCTTCATGGACAATCGCGGCTATGGCGGCATGCGCGGCGCGGCGGGACAGTATTCGATGGAAGAGGTCGCCCGCGACGCGCTGGCGCTGGCAGATGCGCTGGGCTTGGCCACCTTCAGCGTGGTGGGCCACTCGATGGGTGGCATGGCGCTGGAACGGCTGGCCTTGCTGGCGCCCTTGCGCCTGCGCAAACTGGTGGCCGTGGCGCCCGTGCCCAGTTGCGGCGTGGACTTTGACGCGGCGGCGCGGCAACTGTTTCTCGATGCCAGCGGCAATAAGCAAGCGCGGCGCGCCATCATCAACCGCAGCACGGGAGGGCGCTTGCCTGCCACCTGGCTGGACTGGAAGGCGCAGTACTCGTGGGAAAGTGCGGATACGGCCGCGTTTGCCGCTTATTTCCTCGCCTGGAGCGGGACGGATTTTAGTGAGGAAATCAAGGCCGCGCGCGTGGCACTACCGTTGCTGGCGCTGGTGGGCGAACACGATCCCCGTTTCGATGCGGACTTGATGCGCCGCACCTATCTGGCGAGGTACCCGCAAGCCCGGCTGGAAGTACTGGGCAATGCGGGACACTATCCGATGAATGAAACGCCGCTGGCCCTGGCGGCCAGCATCGAGGCGTTTTTGACGGAAAAGGACTAG